One Leptospira bourretii DNA segment encodes these proteins:
- a CDS encoding dihydrofolate reductase family protein, which translates to MRKLIMWNVITLDGYFEGEKNWDLGFHGLVWGKELEEFSLIQLRSADMLVFGATTYQGMADYWTNAPEDEGEVAKFMNELPKLACSTTLENTKWKNTTITKDAVSEVSKLKKEGSGDMFVFGSGILSASLMKAGLFDEYRICIAPTFLGKGRRLFLEGIPNKELKLIETKPLSTGGVILTYIP; encoded by the coding sequence ATGAGAAAACTAATTATGTGGAATGTAATCACACTAGATGGCTACTTCGAAGGTGAAAAGAACTGGGACTTAGGTTTTCATGGACTTGTTTGGGGAAAAGAACTAGAAGAGTTTAGTCTAATCCAACTTCGCTCAGCCGACATGCTTGTGTTTGGTGCCACAACCTACCAAGGTATGGCCGATTATTGGACGAACGCTCCAGAAGATGAGGGAGAAGTTGCCAAATTCATGAACGAACTCCCGAAACTTGCCTGCTCCACCACTCTTGAAAATACCAAGTGGAAAAATACCACCATCACCAAAGATGCGGTGAGCGAAGTTTCTAAACTAAAAAAGGAAGGGAGTGGGGATATGTTTGTATTTGGAAGTGGGATCCTTTCTGCATCACTGATGAAAGCAGGTTTATTTGATGAATACCGTATTTGCATTGCACCTACATTTTTAGGAAAAGGAAGGCGACTTTTTCTAGAAGGAATTCCAAACAAAGAGTTGAAACTCATCGAAACAAAACCACTTTCAACTGGTGGCGTAATTCTCACCTATATACCGTAA
- a CDS encoding DUF1554 domain-containing protein, translated as MEIQSGYNVRMRFGLLIVIVAFIHCTEPELNNPKDFESDSFRANETLLCLTGQSSGCQTAIPVCTECRFYSTGNTYDGNRGGIAGADAICMSDPKKPPFPRLAVYKAFLVDDVNRVACTTSNCSGGVSEHVDWILKPNTSYFRAADSTKFTVTDSVGIFNSQLVHVDVNVLTNTLTGLATGGWTTRTNNHCNRWTDGTGTGNAGVAANSVSVFTSTLGSCNAASVILCVEQ; from the coding sequence TTGGAAATACAATCAGGATACAATGTAAGGATGCGTTTCGGTCTTCTCATTGTAATTGTTGCTTTCATCCATTGTACTGAACCAGAACTCAATAATCCAAAAGATTTTGAATCTGATTCTTTCCGAGCAAACGAAACACTACTTTGTCTCACGGGGCAAAGTTCTGGTTGCCAAACAGCGATTCCCGTTTGTACCGAATGTAGGTTTTATTCTACAGGCAATACCTATGATGGAAATAGAGGCGGGATCGCAGGAGCGGATGCGATTTGTATGAGTGATCCTAAAAAACCACCATTTCCAAGACTGGCGGTCTACAAAGCGTTTCTGGTAGATGATGTGAATCGGGTTGCCTGCACGACTTCGAATTGTAGTGGTGGAGTTTCCGAACATGTGGATTGGATTTTAAAGCCGAATACATCCTATTTTAGAGCTGCAGATTCAACAAAGTTTACAGTTACCGATAGTGTCGGAATTTTTAATTCACAGCTTGTTCATGTGGATGTGAACGTACTCACGAATACCTTAACGGGCCTTGCGACAGGTGGTTGGACAACTCGTACAAATAACCATTGCAATCGTTGGACAGATGGAACAGGAACTGGAAATGCAGGTGTTGCGGCAAATAGCGTTTCAGTCTTTACTTCTACATTAGGAAGTTGTAATGCTGCATCCGTTATCTTATGTGTGGAGCAGTAA
- a CDS encoding SDR family NAD(P)-dependent oxidoreductase, translating to MKIAIITGGSNGIGKATALELGKKGISVILTYNSYRDRAEEVVKEIEKNKGVRGIALKLDLTKKETFPMFVEEVKNKLKTIWNRTSFDYLVNNGGIGGPMAFTDLTEEYFEQILNTNYKGPIFLTQKLIGLMEDGGAIVNTSSSSSTKAFVGYSIYGSLKAALSTWTRYLANELAPRKIRVNAVSPGPTHSNFGDGVFDKYPEYIKPLADQTAFRRIGLPEDIGKVIVNFLSEDFGWVTAQDIEVSGGHLL from the coding sequence ATGAAAATAGCAATCATCACTGGTGGTAGCAATGGGATCGGGAAAGCAACAGCTCTTGAACTTGGCAAAAAAGGAATCAGTGTAATCCTTACTTACAATTCTTATAGGGACCGAGCAGAAGAAGTCGTCAAAGAAATTGAAAAGAACAAGGGAGTTCGAGGCATTGCTTTGAAGTTGGATCTAACTAAAAAGGAAACCTTTCCCATGTTTGTTGAAGAGGTAAAAAACAAACTTAAAACCATTTGGAACCGAACTAGCTTTGATTACCTTGTCAACAACGGTGGGATTGGTGGGCCAATGGCATTTACAGATTTAACCGAAGAATACTTTGAACAAATTTTAAATACCAATTACAAAGGCCCTATCTTTTTAACACAAAAGTTAATTGGCCTTATGGAAGATGGAGGTGCGATTGTAAACACTTCGAGTTCTTCTAGCACAAAAGCCTTTGTAGGTTATTCCATTTACGGATCTTTAAAAGCAGCATTGTCTACTTGGACTCGTTATTTAGCAAACGAACTAGCACCTCGCAAAATTCGTGTGAATGCTGTATCGCCTGGCCCCACACATAGTAACTTCGGAGATGGAGTATTTGACAAATATCCTGAATACATCAAACCTTTGGCCGATCAAACTGCTTTTAGACGCATTGGACTTCCCGAAGACATTGGGAAGGTCATTGTCAATTTTCTCTCAGAAGATTTTGGTTGGGTCACTGCTCAAGACATTGAAGTTTCCGGAGGACATTTGCTCTAA
- a CDS encoding AraC family transcriptional regulator: MQKILNEIVGLCQGATTEPTKTGLPRVLMIQGEVPTHQLAAVYEPLIGLVVQGGKTISIGTQVVHLEGPSYFVIPTEMPATGYVRQATNGSPYLSVAIQLDQKVLLDLLKDIPNTVGDKKNQNEFSACPATLPFLEAWLRMLRLMKTPEHIKALAPVYEREILYHVLIGPEGWRLRQLFHSHQKGSSIHQSIQWVRQNFTDSFEIDQLANRACMGITTFHRQFKFITGLSPIQFQKQLRLLEARKLLTYSGYSVADAALDVGYESTSQFNREYSRFFGASPAKDVKKLKEMEV, encoded by the coding sequence GTGCAGAAAATATTAAATGAAATTGTGGGGCTTTGCCAAGGTGCCACAACCGAACCTACAAAAACAGGGCTTCCGCGTGTTCTCATGATCCAAGGGGAAGTGCCGACACACCAACTAGCGGCCGTCTATGAACCGTTAATTGGTCTTGTTGTCCAAGGTGGAAAAACCATTTCGATTGGTACACAGGTGGTTCACTTGGAAGGGCCATCCTATTTTGTCATCCCTACAGAAATGCCTGCAACGGGTTATGTAAGACAAGCCACCAATGGTTCTCCTTATTTGTCTGTTGCGATCCAGTTGGATCAAAAAGTGTTATTGGATTTATTAAAAGATATACCAAACACAGTCGGTGATAAAAAAAATCAAAACGAATTTTCTGCCTGTCCTGCCACCCTTCCTTTTTTAGAAGCTTGGTTACGAATGTTACGGTTAATGAAAACACCGGAACATATCAAAGCATTAGCCCCCGTCTACGAAAGAGAAATTTTATACCATGTGTTGATTGGCCCAGAAGGATGGCGGCTTAGGCAATTATTTCATTCCCATCAAAAAGGTTCGAGCATTCACCAATCAATCCAATGGGTCAGACAAAATTTTACCGATAGTTTTGAAATAGACCAATTAGCAAATAGAGCTTGTATGGGAATTACAACCTTTCATAGACAATTCAAATTCATTACTGGCCTAAGTCCGATTCAATTTCAAAAACAATTACGGCTCCTGGAAGCAAGAAAACTTTTAACGTATAGTGGTTATTCGGTCGCTGATGCTGCCTTAGATGTAGGTTATGAAAGTACATCGCAATTCAATAGGGAATATTCTCGATTTTTTGGAGCCTCTCCTGCGAAAGATGTTAAAAAATTAAAAGAAATGGAAGTATAG
- a CDS encoding GyrI-like domain-containing protein — translation MDSEIVEVNQKIIVGMKLEMSLLENQTQTLWQRFMPKLNSISNRLDNNLISMSIYSSDYFQSFNPLNRFMKWAGVEVSDEQTLSDGLEIIKIPQGSYVRFLYQGLPSQAGPFFQSIFQEWFPKSGYKLDQRPHFEVMGDKYKNNDPSSEEMIYIPVMK, via the coding sequence ATGGATTCAGAAATAGTAGAAGTAAATCAAAAAATAATTGTTGGAATGAAATTAGAAATGTCTCTTTTGGAGAATCAAACCCAAACTTTGTGGCAAAGATTCATGCCAAAATTAAATTCTATTTCGAATCGATTGGACAACAATTTGATTTCCATGTCGATTTATTCTTCTGATTATTTTCAAAGTTTCAATCCATTGAATCGGTTTATGAAATGGGCCGGGGTCGAGGTGAGTGATGAGCAAACTTTATCCGATGGATTGGAAATCATAAAAATTCCACAGGGATCTTATGTTCGATTTTTGTATCAAGGTTTACCAAGTCAGGCAGGTCCTTTTTTCCAATCGATATTTCAGGAATGGTTTCCTAAGTCGGGATATAAGTTGGACCAACGCCCTCATTTTGAAGTGATGGGAGACAAATATAAAAATAATGATCCGAGTTCTGAAGAGATGATTTATATTCCTGTAATGAAGTAA
- a CDS encoding putative DNA-binding domain-containing protein, protein MKLEKLQNLYRECILSNIDSPFHNQINACGNLSLAEATSVYKNAYLYRMKEVMADNFEAVNFVLGENLFDLAIEKFIQINNHKSYDLSKYGENFPSFLSEMFPEFPFLKNLAEFEIQFTDCFHAKEHRSYDFSVLKNQYDLENSVFEFGESVKLIQNQFSIYSIWKNRKSKLQPDISKIENQEFLLLYKQNSNIYVLTLEPFEFFFMELLHKGETINVSLKKIDSNFQLNPEIISNLFGKISTSGIIKNIFIKT, encoded by the coding sequence ATGAAACTAGAAAAACTACAGAATTTATACCGTGAATGCATTTTGTCCAATATTGATTCCCCTTTCCATAACCAAATCAATGCCTGTGGGAATTTGTCCTTAGCGGAAGCTACATCTGTTTATAAGAATGCCTATTTATACCGAATGAAGGAAGTCATGGCTGACAATTTTGAAGCCGTCAATTTTGTATTAGGTGAAAATTTATTTGATTTAGCTATCGAAAAATTTATACAAATAAACAATCATAAGTCTTATGATTTATCCAAATACGGAGAAAATTTTCCCTCCTTTTTGAGTGAAATGTTTCCTGAATTCCCTTTTTTAAAAAATTTAGCTGAATTTGAAATTCAATTTACTGATTGTTTTCACGCAAAAGAACATCGGAGTTATGATTTCAGTGTTCTTAAAAATCAATACGATTTGGAAAATTCGGTCTTTGAGTTTGGTGAATCAGTAAAACTCATTCAAAATCAATTTTCGATTTATTCAATTTGGAAAAATAGAAAATCAAAACTACAGCCAGATATTTCCAAAATCGAAAATCAAGAATTTCTACTTTTATACAAACAAAATTCGAATATTTATGTTCTTACACTAGAACCTTTTGAATTCTTTTTTATGGAATTACTACATAAAGGTGAAACTATCAATGTTTCATTGAAAAAAATAGACTCAAATTTCCAATTAAATCCTGAAATCATATCCAATCTTTTTGGAAAAATATCAACTTCAGGAATCATTAAAAACATTTTTATAAAAACGTAA
- a CDS encoding DUF692 domain-containing protein: MENQTSIFGVGLRREHYQYLTEKPITDIDWFEVISENYMNTEGRPMSVLESIRKDYPIACHGVGMSLGSSDEIDPNYLKELKRLIERLEPFLVSDHLAWNHLNETRLHELIPVPYHEESLQVIANHIDHVQNELQRQIAVENISAYFNYTTSSMNESEFLSLLTQKTGCSILLDINNIYVNAKNFQFNPIDFIKTIPKKSIAQVHLAGFTDMGTYLFDTHAEPVNQEVWNLFETSLELIPENVPIMIEWDENVPEFHKLEAELNKARKIMSKGTKNETRKTTEFIP, encoded by the coding sequence TTGGAAAATCAAACTTCCATATTTGGTGTTGGTCTCAGACGAGAGCATTATCAATATCTAACGGAAAAACCAATTACAGACATAGATTGGTTTGAAGTCATCAGTGAAAATTATATGAACACTGAAGGACGACCTATGTCTGTATTGGAATCCATTCGAAAAGACTATCCCATCGCATGCCATGGAGTTGGTATGTCGTTGGGAAGCTCAGATGAAATTGATCCGAATTACCTTAAAGAATTAAAACGATTGATTGAAAGATTGGAACCATTTCTAGTATCGGATCATCTGGCATGGAATCATTTGAACGAAACCAGATTACATGAGTTAATCCCTGTTCCTTATCATGAAGAATCTCTACAGGTTATAGCGAATCATATAGATCACGTACAAAATGAACTGCAAAGGCAGATTGCAGTAGAAAATATCTCAGCATACTTCAATTATACAACTTCATCAATGAATGAAAGTGAATTCTTAAGTTTACTAACTCAAAAGACAGGTTGTTCAATTCTACTAGATATAAATAATATCTACGTTAATGCAAAAAACTTTCAATTCAATCCAATTGATTTCATAAAAACAATTCCTAAAAAGAGTATTGCTCAGGTTCATTTAGCAGGTTTTACAGATATGGGAACTTACCTGTTCGACACACATGCAGAACCAGTAAATCAGGAAGTCTGGAATTTATTTGAAACATCTTTAGAACTTATACCAGAAAATGTCCCGATCATGATTGAATGGGATGAGAATGTTCCTGAGTTTCATAAACTGGAAGCTGAACTAAACAAGGCACGGAAAATCATGAGTAAGGGGACTAAAAATGAAACTAGAAAAACTACAGAATTTATACCGTGA
- a CDS encoding sigma-70 family RNA polymerase sigma factor, with product MKLSKNRISPDELSGLMRSSQEGDSSSYKKLLEEINFILRGILAVKIYDSDDREDVLQEILIAVHLSKHTFLPDRSFLPWLYAIANYKIIDYIRKKERKKKRELILSNEYLPEDQNFSFEDDSKEQIEKIMSYLSEKQRLIFRLLKLEKMSIAETAKIMSMSQSAVKTAAHRIYKVIRLRPGGDS from the coding sequence TTGAAACTATCTAAGAATAGGATCTCACCGGATGAATTATCCGGTTTGATGCGTTCTTCCCAAGAGGGAGATTCATCATCTTATAAGAAATTATTGGAAGAAATAAACTTTATTCTAAGAGGAATTCTGGCCGTAAAAATTTATGATTCAGATGACAGAGAAGATGTTCTTCAGGAAATTCTCATCGCTGTACATTTGTCCAAACATACTTTTTTACCTGACAGATCCTTTTTACCTTGGCTGTATGCAATTGCAAATTATAAGATAATTGACTACATTCGCAAAAAGGAACGTAAGAAAAAAAGAGAACTCATTTTATCGAATGAGTATTTGCCTGAGGATCAAAATTTTTCATTTGAAGATGATTCTAAGGAACAAATTGAGAAAATAATGAGTTATCTTTCCGAAAAACAAAGATTGATTTTTCGTCTTTTAAAGTTGGAGAAAATGTCTATAGCTGAAACTGCAAAAATTATGTCCATGTCTCAGTCCGCAGTAAAAACAGCAGCACATAGAATCTATAAAGTCATTCGTTTGCGTCCGGGAGGCGATTCATGA
- a CDS encoding NrsF family protein: protein MKTEELIEVLTQDNKKVSPLKSPQHRFLIWAFISLFTVFLVLLFSIFLRSQYHIPRFWQSNLALVAVFLSCGIVLFKRNIPGQESRFDYLFHNLIIISWFCFLILSVSFSDMGLFSSISEELKNHGSGCVEFILLITIFPMILLNFYLKKGFIEPSIFYRVSVYVLPFTLAQIGISFFCPNETSTHILTWHNLALLPIYSFISFYSFKLIQSKD from the coding sequence ATGAAAACTGAAGAATTAATTGAAGTCCTTACACAAGACAATAAAAAAGTATCTCCTTTAAAAAGTCCTCAGCATCGGTTTTTGATTTGGGCTTTCATTTCTTTATTCACTGTGTTTCTGGTATTACTTTTTTCGATTTTCCTTCGAAGCCAATATCACATTCCCCGATTTTGGCAATCCAATCTTGCTTTAGTGGCAGTTTTTCTTTCTTGTGGAATTGTTTTATTTAAAAGAAACATTCCGGGACAAGAATCAAGATTTGACTATTTATTTCATAATTTAATTATCATTAGCTGGTTTTGTTTTTTGATTTTATCAGTTTCATTTTCAGATATGGGTTTATTTTCATCTATTTCTGAAGAGCTGAAAAACCACGGTTCGGGTTGTGTAGAATTTATTCTCTTGATCACAATTTTTCCGATGATTCTATTAAATTTTTATTTAAAAAAGGGATTTATCGAACCTTCCATTTTCTATCGAGTATCCGTTTATGTTTTGCCTTTTACACTTGCCCAAATTGGAATTTCTTTTTTTTGTCCTAATGAAACTTCCACTCATATACTTACATGGCATAATTTAGCTTTGTTACCAATTTATAGTTTCATTTCATTTTATAGCTTTAAACTGATTCAAAGTAAGGATTAG
- a CDS encoding LIC13341 family surface-exposed protein, with product MNLSILFRITVTLLFASVSFVSCSQKEVPSDSEIRQAVYGDDQDRQVRVLGQKQINLDETPEMETLVLFQSGTSEVLAAFRKDGSNWVFQWKLEFFLQNLGAMFYDGKLKTWVPGSAPGKEKVSFAGDCIRRIVLSELPGDNFNSVFIEVLAEEPPLGLFSVPMGYRKGKKIWDGFQLKEHEELKRSKRVDFEYNNKDKSFRIFPTNPNYSQEFVFNGWEMIPNLPMQPVPSFVSLEVVPKFEVGKESLVTLQLKNRGNYVSLTYLSLSFPEAGNVRLAGETQGVRLYKKGDIVFNVVQNKKIPAEYPLLEVTKEGWANNFRYGVKFYYTPKESATPKILFRSTYKFYHEIVSIPNQFSIAPFERDQQGFPSYLLGTPVN from the coding sequence ATGAATTTATCCATTTTGTTTCGAATTACAGTCACTTTACTTTTCGCATCTGTTTCTTTCGTATCCTGCTCACAAAAGGAAGTCCCTTCCGATTCCGAAATTCGACAAGCCGTCTATGGAGATGATCAAGACAGGCAGGTTCGTGTATTAGGCCAAAAACAGATCAATCTGGATGAAACTCCGGAAATGGAAACTTTGGTTTTATTCCAATCGGGGACAAGTGAGGTCCTTGCCGCTTTTCGTAAAGATGGATCGAATTGGGTCTTTCAATGGAAGTTGGAATTCTTTTTGCAGAATTTAGGTGCGATGTTTTACGATGGAAAACTCAAAACTTGGGTTCCTGGATCAGCACCCGGAAAGGAGAAAGTTTCCTTTGCTGGTGATTGTATACGTCGGATTGTGCTTTCGGAACTTCCGGGAGACAACTTTAATTCCGTGTTTATTGAAGTATTGGCCGAAGAACCTCCGTTAGGTTTATTTTCTGTTCCTATGGGTTATCGCAAAGGTAAAAAAATTTGGGACGGATTTCAACTCAAAGAACACGAAGAATTAAAAAGAAGTAAACGAGTCGACTTTGAATACAATAATAAAGACAAATCCTTTCGAATTTTTCCAACGAATCCAAATTACTCTCAAGAATTCGTTTTTAATGGTTGGGAAATGATTCCAAACCTTCCCATGCAACCGGTTCCTTCTTTCGTATCTTTAGAAGTTGTTCCAAAATTTGAAGTCGGGAAAGAATCACTTGTCACTTTGCAACTAAAGAATCGTGGAAACTATGTTAGTTTAACATACTTATCATTGTCCTTCCCTGAAGCTGGCAATGTTCGATTGGCAGGTGAAACGCAAGGAGTTCGGTTGTATAAAAAAGGTGACATTGTTTTTAATGTAGTCCAAAACAAAAAAATCCCAGCCGAATATCCATTGTTAGAAGTTACAAAAGAAGGATGGGCAAATAACTTCCGTTATGGAGTAAAATTCTATTATACTCCGAAAGAATCTGCGACTCCAAAGATTTTATTTCGTTCCACATACAAATTCTACCATGAAATTGTTTCTATACCCAATCAGTTTTCGATTGCACCCTTTGAACGCGACCAACAAGGGTTTCCTTCTTATCTTTTAGGAACACCGGTGAACTAA
- a CDS encoding FFLEELY motif protein has product MKHQLTEEVALARREIVRVQVDRFHLYYYDFFHRNETNGMAKFFFETVYNLDGKEEWETLAFTTYDKVKNMMKEGTRENVERLMELNTITDELDIQMAELLLNKGWELGKEINQDEYFSLFCELDQRETRRKQLEVVLFNLKKFYELAHKPVSAYIIKPAAMMSRLLGVYPLFKKVEQGYYATLPVKQELFNEFYAIVQEKEWEFLHKAFPALKEEV; this is encoded by the coding sequence ATGAAACACCAATTAACGGAAGAAGTTGCACTAGCTAGAAGGGAAATCGTTCGTGTGCAAGTGGATCGATTTCATCTTTACTATTATGATTTTTTTCACCGTAACGAAACAAATGGGATGGCAAAATTCTTTTTTGAAACCGTATATAATTTGGATGGAAAAGAAGAATGGGAAACGTTAGCTTTTACTACGTATGACAAAGTAAAAAACATGATGAAGGAAGGGACAAGAGAAAACGTCGAACGTCTCATGGAACTCAATACAATAACAGATGAGTTAGATATCCAAATGGCAGAACTTCTTCTCAATAAAGGTTGGGAATTGGGAAAGGAAATCAACCAAGACGAGTATTTTTCATTATTTTGTGAGTTAGACCAACGTGAAACTCGCAGAAAACAATTAGAAGTTGTACTTTTTAACCTAAAAAAATTTTATGAATTAGCACATAAACCAGTAAGTGCATATATCATTAAACCTGCAGCTATGATGTCAAGATTACTTGGAGTTTATCCCTTGTTCAAAAAAGTAGAACAGGGTTACTATGCAACGTTGCCAGTAAAACAAGAATTATTTAACGAGTTTTATGCGATAGTCCAAGAAAAGGAATGGGAGTTTTTACATAAAGCATTTCCGGCCCTCAAAGAGGAAGTATGA
- a CDS encoding OmpA/MotB family protein — MRRRSRFVSKEEEHVEAHDRWLLTYADMITLLLGLFIILYAISKVDANRLTEVAKDIKRGFGLNVSSVGALLDGGSGILEDDTMEPKSQVFRLWERIGFALKTLREKAKLKLGLAETEELKLTFAGSDLASDDILKADPDLKFAFEQLAELSKGMDIDIVVRVQIPYESQIDKSKFQNSWDYHSHRASLLAEKLVNEYGIPEEQVSVQGYAMFQKAKDSDTPEKKAKEERIEILIRKKETTETGK, encoded by the coding sequence ATGAGAAGACGTTCTAGATTTGTATCAAAAGAAGAAGAACATGTTGAAGCACATGATCGCTGGTTGTTAACCTATGCTGATATGATCACGTTGTTACTTGGGCTTTTTATTATTTTGTATGCCATCAGTAAAGTGGATGCTAACCGATTAACAGAAGTTGCAAAGGATATCAAACGTGGGTTTGGTTTAAATGTCAGCTCTGTTGGTGCACTTTTGGATGGTGGATCGGGAATTTTAGAAGATGATACAATGGAACCGAAGTCACAAGTGTTTCGGCTTTGGGAACGAATTGGATTCGCTTTAAAGACTCTTCGCGAAAAAGCTAAATTGAAATTGGGGCTTGCGGAAACAGAAGAACTTAAATTAACGTTTGCTGGATCTGATTTGGCTTCCGATGATATTTTAAAAGCGGATCCTGATTTAAAATTTGCCTTTGAACAGTTGGCTGAATTATCCAAAGGAATGGATATAGATATTGTGGTTCGTGTTCAAATCCCTTATGAATCACAAATTGATAAATCAAAATTTCAAAATTCATGGGACTATCATTCCCATAGAGCCTCTTTACTTGCAGAAAAATTGGTGAATGAATATGGAATTCCTGAAGAACAGGTCTCTGTTCAAGGTTATGCTATGTTCCAAAAAGCAAAAGACTCAGATACGCCAGAAAAAAAAGCCAAAGAAGAGAGAATTGAAATTCTCATTCGCAAAAAAGAAACAACCGAAACTGGAAAATAA
- a CDS encoding LA_2478/LA_2722/LA_4182 family protein, with protein MELINLLNLFFSKLGGGIKGNAHITIQDFSADMRNTINSLIRIVANIRTTNKSRATTDDKRTTINSQIYLSLPKLNMKNGVSIFLSILVLVTTVYCKKDKGIMNLEWQNESLSLTSEICAKYRECADKEWKSIPENLKKFTEGRLDETQCQKRFRESNAYKLIGADPLAIQTAYKECHKQIMLFSCKDLQEGKIETINACVAFQKVQNGN; from the coding sequence ATGGAACTTATAAACTTACTAAATTTATTTTTTTCGAAATTGGGTGGGGGAATTAAAGGCAATGCGCATATAACCATCCAAGACTTTTCTGCAGATATGCGTAATACAATTAACTCCCTTATCCGTATTGTGGCGAATATACGCACTACGAATAAATCCCGAGCGACGACGGATGATAAGCGAACTACGATTAACAGCCAAATATATCTTTCTCTTCCTAAATTGAATATGAAAAATGGAGTAAGTATCTTCTTATCTATCTTAGTTCTAGTAACAACTGTATATTGTAAAAAAGATAAAGGGATTATGAACTTAGAGTGGCAGAATGAATCGTTAAGTTTAACTTCGGAGATTTGCGCAAAGTATAGAGAGTGTGCTGACAAAGAATGGAAGTCCATTCCTGAAAATTTAAAAAAGTTTACTGAAGGCAGACTAGATGAAACACAATGCCAAAAACGATTTCGTGAAAGTAATGCTTACAAACTAATTGGTGCGGATCCGTTAGCAATTCAAACGGCATATAAAGAATGTCACAAACAAATAATGTTATTTAGTTGTAAGGACTTACAAGAAGGAAAAATCGAAACTATAAATGCTTGTGTTGCATTTCAAAAGGTGCAGAACGGGAATTAA